From Pusillibacter faecalis, one genomic window encodes:
- a CDS encoding cupin domain-containing protein: protein MVKWEEIVLRGAALERLAGEHWKMAVYTRPFGRDLICEAADVEFAQDAQIPYHTRQHGYETVLLLSGCAEVTLYGKCCTLEPGDLVEIESFMPCGFHFLKDSVVRVIAHGVDMARICREGVRIHEAYPAGEQRAALLNELYQAEGIRLLVEPVAERVEKTALPEVSAKGSGQEIFPLHGVTCRLRVGRWQIGGKAEAWEYGMDAGKTLSCPGTAPGPSLFMVCDGSAEVETGGEKRSVKSGDLLWLAPYQAFSLTAGDAGAALLDCHCSATLLRYLEEWEAAQAAPESGVRQADLAAQNRSPLQGLE, encoded by the coding sequence ATGGTAAAGTGGGAGGAAATCGTCCTGCGCGGCGCAGCGCTGGAGCGTTTAGCTGGTGAGCATTGGAAAATGGCGGTATATACCCGTCCATTTGGAAGAGACTTAATCTGTGAGGCAGCAGATGTGGAGTTTGCGCAGGATGCGCAGATTCCCTACCACACCCGGCAGCATGGATATGAGACAGTACTTTTGCTCTCTGGGTGCGCTGAGGTGACGCTGTACGGAAAATGCTGTACACTGGAGCCGGGCGATTTGGTCGAGATAGAGTCCTTTATGCCCTGTGGCTTCCATTTCCTGAAGGACAGTGTAGTGCGGGTTATTGCACATGGAGTGGATATGGCCCGTATCTGCCGCGAAGGGGTACGCATCCATGAAGCATACCCTGCCGGAGAGCAGCGCGCAGCGCTTTTGAATGAACTATATCAAGCAGAGGGAATTCGGCTGCTGGTGGAACCGGTGGCAGAGCGTGTAGAAAAGACAGCACTCCCTGAGGTCTCCGCAAAGGGCAGCGGACAGGAGATCTTTCCGCTGCACGGCGTTACCTGCCGGCTGCGGGTTGGACGCTGGCAGATTGGCGGTAAGGCAGAGGCCTGGGAATACGGCATGGATGCCGGTAAGACCCTCTCTTGTCCAGGCACCGCTCCGGGTCCATCCCTCTTTATGGTGTGTGATGGCAGTGCTGAGGTGGAAACGGGCGGGGAAAAGCGGAGTGTAAAGTCCGGAGATCTGCTGTGGCTGGCACCCTACCAGGCATTTTCCCTGACGGCAGGGGATGCCGGCGCAGCGCTGCTGGACTGCCATTGTTCTGCGACGCTGCTGCGGTATCTGGAAGAGTGGGAGGCTGCTCAGGCGGCGCCGGAGAGTGGCGTCCGGCAGGCAGACCTTGCGGCACAAAACCGAAGTCCGCTTCAGGGCCTGGAGTGA
- a CDS encoding carbon-nitrogen hydrolase family protein — MVRFLNVGILQMPVSPSLEENQAYIAARLEELMNGYHKPELVVGVEWIGMYAAGPIPGPATNFFADLARRYGIYLIPGTMSETSPELPEGQFYNAAPIFGPDGRLIDVYRKMAPYRPAEPAVPGRRYVVFDIPEKQTKVGVQICYDLNFPEISRNETLMGAEVLVKLTMDPTELYQINKPLHFARATENQAYLVSTNGVGQFESFHLYGNSLVIDPEGHLLWEAGEQPAVATVTLDLDRVSQVRRHGSLMMDHYLQHLRDYDFPQPFAGSVSEAPLFRQLPPTPGNLEEYEADMRQLGIGVPVQEPRRS, encoded by the coding sequence ATGGTCAGATTTTTAAATGTCGGTATCCTGCAGATGCCTGTCAGCCCCTCCCTGGAGGAAAACCAGGCTTACATCGCCGCCCGTCTGGAAGAGCTGATGAACGGCTACCACAAGCCGGAGCTGGTGGTTGGCGTGGAGTGGATCGGCATGTACGCAGCCGGCCCGATCCCCGGCCCCGCCACAAACTTTTTCGCAGACCTAGCCCGCCGGTATGGTATTTACTTGATTCCCGGCACCATGAGCGAAACATCCCCCGAGCTTCCGGAGGGGCAGTTCTACAATGCCGCTCCCATCTTCGGCCCTGACGGACGGCTGATTGATGTCTACCGTAAGATGGCTCCTTACCGTCCGGCAGAGCCTGCCGTCCCCGGCCGCAGATATGTGGTATTCGATATTCCCGAGAAGCAGACCAAGGTAGGCGTTCAGATCTGCTATGACCTGAATTTCCCGGAGATTTCCCGCAATGAAACCTTGATGGGGGCCGAGGTGCTGGTAAAGCTTACCATGGACCCTACGGAGCTCTACCAAATTAACAAGCCCCTCCACTTTGCCCGGGCCACGGAGAATCAGGCGTATCTGGTGTCCACCAACGGTGTGGGGCAGTTTGAGAGCTTCCATCTGTATGGAAACTCCCTAGTGATTGATCCGGAGGGACACCTGCTGTGGGAGGCCGGAGAGCAGCCTGCCGTTGCCACCGTCACTCTGGACTTGGACCGGGTATCTCAGGTGCGGCGGCATGGCAGCCTCATGATGGACCACTATCTCCAGCACCTGAGGGACTATGATTTTCCCCAGCCCTTCGCCGGCAGTGTCTCCGAAGCGCCGTTGTTCCGGCAGCTGCCGCCTACCCCCGGCAATCTGGAGGAGTACGAGGCAGATATGCGTCAGCTGGGAATCGGCGTTCCCGTCCAGGAGCCCCGCCGCAGCTGA
- a CDS encoding ABC transporter ATP-binding protein produces MSEQLLEVRDLRVVYESDEETVHAVNGISFSIGKQETLGLVGETGAGKTTTALSILRLLPDRIGKITSGSITYRGEDLLAKTPAQMRKIRGESIAMIFQDPMTSLNPVLTVGDQILEALELHNDEGKSKEELDRRVEEMLELVSIPAVRKKDYPHQFSGGMKQRVVIAMALACNPGLLIADEPTTALDVTIQAQVLAMIGELKEKLETSMLLITHDLGVVAQTCDKVAIMYAGEIIEYGSVEDIFGDRPHHPYTVGLFGSIPDLTVDTDRLKPIAGLMPDPTDLPEGCKFHPRCPHCQEQCKTTRPPVIEKDGHLIQCHLFAKEEEAGV; encoded by the coding sequence ATGAGCGAACAACTTTTGGAAGTCCGGGACCTGCGTGTGGTCTATGAGAGCGACGAAGAGACGGTGCACGCGGTCAACGGCATTTCCTTCTCCATCGGCAAGCAGGAGACCCTGGGTCTGGTGGGAGAGACCGGTGCCGGCAAGACTACAACGGCGCTGAGCATTCTGCGTCTGCTGCCGGACCGGATCGGCAAGATTACCAGTGGCTCCATCACCTACCGGGGTGAGGACCTGCTGGCCAAGACCCCAGCACAGATGCGCAAAATCCGCGGTGAATCAATTGCTATGATTTTCCAGGACCCCATGACCAGCCTGAACCCTGTTTTGACCGTGGGGGACCAGATTCTGGAGGCCCTGGAGCTGCACAACGACGAGGGAAAAAGCAAAGAGGAACTGGATCGGCGCGTGGAGGAGATGCTGGAGCTTGTTAGCATTCCCGCTGTGCGGAAAAAGGATTATCCACATCAGTTTTCGGGGGGCATGAAGCAGCGCGTTGTGATTGCCATGGCGCTTGCATGCAATCCGGGACTGCTGATTGCAGATGAACCCACTACGGCGCTGGATGTGACCATCCAGGCCCAGGTGCTGGCCATGATTGGTGAGCTGAAAGAAAAGCTGGAGACTAGTATGCTGCTGATTACCCATGATTTGGGAGTCGTGGCCCAGACCTGTGATAAGGTGGCCATCATGTATGCGGGGGAGATTATTGAATATGGCAGTGTGGAGGATATTTTTGGAGACCGGCCCCACCACCCCTATACCGTGGGACTCTTCGGCTCCATTCCGGACCTGACGGTGGACACAGACCGGCTCAAGCCGATCGCCGGGTTAATGCCGGACCCCACGGACCTGCCGGAGGGCTGCAAATTCCATCCCCGCTGCCCTCACTGCCAGGAGCAGTGCAAGACCACGCGTCCGCCGGTGATTGAGAAGGATGGCCATTTGATTCAGTGCCACCTGTTTGCAAAGGAAGAGGAGGCCGGCGTATGA
- a CDS encoding ABC transporter permease, with translation MAKYVIKRLVLLIPVMLGVAFIIFSIMNFIPGDPASLILGESAPAEAREQLNEELGMNDPFIVRFADYIWDALHGDFGESWRTREPVFEEIFARIPTTIYLAAGAMLLAVLLGVPLGILSAVKQYSFLDVLNSVVAMFLSAIPAFWLGLLSILLFALKLRLLPSDGADTASAFILPIVTLALPGAAELLRLTRSTMLEIIRQDYIRTARAKGASERIVIWRHALRNATLPIITVAGMYFGSLLGGSVITESVFSMPGVGSLTITAIRSKDIPQVMACVLLMAALFCLIMLLVDLLYAFLDPRIRARYTK, from the coding sequence ATGGCAAAATATGTGATCAAGAGATTGGTGCTGCTGATCCCCGTGATGCTGGGGGTGGCCTTCATCATCTTTTCCATCATGAATTTTATTCCGGGCGACCCCGCGTCGCTCATTCTGGGAGAATCCGCACCCGCAGAGGCGCGGGAACAGCTCAATGAGGAGCTGGGCATGAACGATCCGTTTATTGTCCGTTTTGCAGACTACATCTGGGATGCCCTGCATGGGGACTTCGGTGAGTCCTGGCGCACCCGGGAACCTGTCTTTGAAGAAATTTTTGCCCGGATTCCCACCACCATCTATTTGGCGGCGGGGGCCATGCTTCTGGCAGTGCTTCTTGGTGTTCCGCTGGGGATTTTATCCGCGGTCAAGCAGTACTCTTTCCTGGACGTGCTGAACTCCGTAGTGGCCATGTTTCTCTCGGCTATTCCCGCGTTCTGGCTGGGACTGTTGTCCATTCTGCTCTTTGCGCTTAAGCTGCGGCTGCTGCCCTCTGACGGCGCGGATACCGCCAGCGCTTTTATCCTGCCGATTGTCACGCTGGCGCTTCCAGGCGCGGCGGAGCTGCTGCGGCTGACCCGCAGCACCATGCTGGAAATCATCCGGCAGGACTACATCCGCACCGCTCGGGCAAAGGGCGCCAGCGAGCGGATTGTGATTTGGCGTCACGCACTGCGTAACGCGACCCTTCCCATCATTACGGTGGCAGGCATGTACTTTGGCTCACTGCTGGGCGGCTCGGTGATCACAGAGTCTGTGTTCTCCATGCCTGGGGTGGGAAGCCTGACGATTACGGCGATTCGCTCTAAGGATATCCCCCAGGTGATGGCGTGCGTGCTGCTGATGGCGGCGCTGTTCTGCCTGATTATGCTGTTGGTGGATCTGCTGTATGCATTCTTGGACCCGCGGATTCGGGCACGTTATACCAAGTAA
- a CDS encoding LysR family transcriptional regulator, whose protein sequence is MELLQLRYFCTVAHYQSVTRAAAELMISQPALSKTIRNLEREVGVPLFERRGKYIHLNRMGELFYSQVRHALNTLDDGVSKLSDMSDAPSGEVHLLVQGASNFLSDLYLAFHAQYPYVHLRLSNHTQSDQLQLSDYDLTIYTTESYIPSRNSVPLLRERMVLAVPAEHPLAGRSCVHLAEAAPYPFVITNIYTYLNELCRVAGFTPNIRTQCDNTFTFSHLMRQNIGISIVPEITIGSGVVDGLSLVPFREPFSERTVALSWNTHRYLSNAARLFREMALQYFSDAQKDPRALPLQNLDSDGKIRKNARKEQLLWSDF, encoded by the coding sequence ATGGAACTGCTGCAGCTGCGATATTTTTGCACCGTCGCCCACTATCAAAGTGTTACCAGAGCCGCCGCCGAGCTGATGATCTCACAGCCCGCCCTGAGCAAAACGATCCGTAATCTGGAGCGGGAAGTGGGCGTCCCCCTCTTTGAGCGCAGAGGAAAATACATTCACCTCAACCGTATGGGAGAGCTTTTTTACAGCCAGGTTCGCCACGCTCTGAACACCTTAGACGACGGCGTTTCCAAGCTCTCCGATATGTCGGACGCCCCCTCCGGCGAAGTCCATCTCCTCGTTCAGGGGGCCTCTAATTTCCTCTCGGACCTCTATCTGGCCTTTCACGCCCAGTACCCCTACGTGCACCTGCGCCTGAGCAATCACACCCAATCTGATCAGCTGCAGCTCTCTGACTATGATCTCACCATCTACACTACGGAGAGCTATATCCCCAGTCGGAATTCCGTACCTCTCCTGCGGGAGCGCATGGTTCTGGCCGTGCCCGCGGAGCATCCCCTGGCCGGCAGGTCCTGTGTCCATCTGGCCGAGGCTGCCCCCTATCCCTTCGTCATCACCAATATCTACACCTATCTCAACGAGCTCTGCCGCGTCGCGGGCTTCACCCCCAACATCCGCACTCAATGCGACAATACTTTCACCTTCAGTCATCTCATGCGGCAAAATATCGGTATCTCCATCGTCCCGGAGATCACCATCGGCTCCGGCGTGGTGGACGGGCTCTCCCTGGTTCCCTTCCGAGAGCCCTTCTCCGAGCGTACAGTAGCCCTCTCCTGGAACACCCACCGCTACCTCTCCAATGCGGCAAGGCTCTTCCGGGAGATGGCACTGCAATATTTCTCCGACGCCCAGAAGGACCCCCGTGCCCTGCCATTGCAAAATCTGGATTCTGATGGTAAAATCAGAAAAAATGCCAGAAAGGAACAGTTGTTATGGTCAGATTTTTAA
- a CDS encoding ABC transporter permease — MTKEKVSSRRKKSQMAEIWRRMRKNTAAMIGLAILAVILLVAIFAGVICDYDTQVIAQNMAQRLQPPSAEHWFGTDAYGRDTFARVVYGARISLAIGVAATVGSVLISGFLGAVCGYYGGKVDAVIMRIMDMFLAIPTELLALAIVASLGPSMANLLIAVTVARIPPFTRIVRSSILSVIDQEYIEAARACGASDFIIIVRHVLPNALGPIIIQATMGVGRMILTAAGLSFIGMGVTPPTPEWGSMLSEGREFMRYSPYITLFPGIAIILTSLSLNLLGDGLRDALDPKLKD, encoded by the coding sequence ATGACAAAAGAAAAAGTTTCCTCCCGCCGGAAAAAAAGCCAGATGGCTGAAATCTGGCGTCGGATGCGCAAGAACACCGCAGCCATGATCGGACTTGCCATTTTGGCGGTGATCCTGCTGGTAGCTATTTTTGCGGGGGTGATCTGTGATTATGATACACAGGTCATTGCACAAAATATGGCCCAGCGCTTACAGCCACCCAGTGCAGAGCACTGGTTCGGAACGGATGCCTATGGGCGGGACACCTTTGCGCGTGTGGTCTATGGCGCCCGCATCTCATTGGCTATCGGCGTGGCGGCCACCGTTGGCAGCGTACTCATCAGCGGCTTTTTAGGCGCGGTGTGCGGTTACTATGGCGGCAAGGTGGATGCTGTGATCATGCGGATTATGGATATGTTCCTGGCGATTCCAACAGAGCTGTTGGCCTTGGCCATCGTGGCGTCTCTGGGACCCAGCATGGCGAACCTCCTGATTGCTGTGACGGTGGCACGCATTCCGCCCTTTACCCGCATTGTGCGATCTTCCATTCTCTCGGTCATTGACCAGGAGTATATCGAGGCGGCCCGCGCCTGCGGCGCATCGGATTTTATCATCATCGTGCGGCATGTGTTGCCGAACGCGCTGGGGCCTATCATCATTCAGGCCACCATGGGCGTTGGGCGGATGATCCTGACGGCCGCCGGATTGAGCTTTATCGGCATGGGCGTGACGCCGCCCACCCCGGAGTGGGGCAGCATGCTCTCCGAGGGGCGGGAGTTTATGCGTTACTCCCCGTACATTACCTTGTTCCCGGGCATCGCCATCATTCTTACGTCCCTCTCCCTGAACCTGCTGGGTGACGGCCTGCGTGATGCGTTGGATCCCAAGCTGAAAGACTGA